One Rhodospirillaceae bacterium DNA window includes the following coding sequences:
- a CDS encoding glycine cleavage system protein T translates to MSYNITFGPRVRKSPFFDCTVADGVRHFTIYNQMYMPTGYSDPQAEYRRLLEGVSMWDVAAERQVEIKGKDAERLARYLTPRDLKDCPIGKGKYVPLCDHQGRLINDPVLLRLADDRFWLSIADSDVLLWVRAVAAEGDFDVTVSEPDVSPLAIQGPKAEAVVVDLLGDWVRELKYFWFREAELDGIPLVVARSGWSKQGGFELYLCDGSKGEVLWERVKKVGAAHGIGPGAPNYIERVESGLLSYGSDNLADSTPFEVGLDKMIDLERSDDFIGKQALVKVAEQGPARRLVGITFDGEPVLSNQHPWPVRIDGQSVGAVRVVCHSPRLAQNIGLALLDTPYTEIGTTLEIEGEGATYQGTVVPQPLVPPGTPLI, encoded by the coding sequence ATGTCATATAACATTACCTTCGGTCCGCGGGTCCGCAAATCACCCTTCTTCGACTGTACCGTCGCCGACGGCGTCAGGCATTTTACCATTTATAACCAGATGTACATGCCGACGGGCTACAGTGATCCGCAAGCCGAATACCGGCGCTTGTTGGAAGGTGTTTCCATGTGGGATGTCGCCGCCGAGCGACAAGTGGAAATCAAGGGCAAGGACGCCGAACGTCTGGCTCGTTACCTGACACCCCGTGATTTGAAAGACTGCCCCATCGGCAAGGGAAAGTATGTTCCGCTTTGTGATCATCAGGGTCGCCTGATTAATGATCCCGTCCTGCTGCGTCTTGCCGATGACCGGTTCTGGTTATCGATTGCCGACAGTGATGTGTTGCTTTGGGTCAGGGCGGTTGCGGCGGAAGGAGATTTTGATGTCACGGTCAGCGAGCCTGATGTCAGTCCGCTTGCGATCCAGGGTCCAAAAGCGGAAGCGGTGGTCGTGGATCTGCTTGGTGATTGGGTTCGCGAGCTTAAATACTTCTGGTTTCGTGAAGCCGAACTCGATGGCATTCCGCTGGTTGTTGCCCGCTCGGGCTGGTCCAAGCAGGGCGGTTTCGAGCTTTATCTGTGTGACGGCTCCAAAGGGGAAGTGCTGTGGGAGCGGGTTAAGAAGGTTGGCGCTGCGCACGGCATCGGACCCGGCGCGCCAAACTATATTGAACGCGTCGAAAGCGGCCTGTTGTCCTATGGTTCGGACAATCTGGCTGACAGCACGCCCTTTGAAGTGGGCCTGGATAAAATGATCGACCTGGAAAGAAGTGATGATTTTATTGGTAAACAGGCGCTTGTTAAAGTAGCGGAACAAGGCCCGGCTAGGCGACTTGTTGGGATTACTTTCGACGGTGAGCCCGTCCTGTCAAATCAACATCCCTGGCCTGTACGTATCGACGGACAAAGTGTTGGGGCAGTACGTGTCGTTTGCCACTCGCCACGACTTGCTCAAAACATCGGCCTGGCATTGCTCGACACGCCATATACAGAGATCGGAACAACCTTAGAGATAGAAGGCGAGGGGGCGACTTACCAGGGCACTGTCGTGCCTCAACCGCTGGTGCCGCCGGGAACGCCGTTGATTTAA
- a CDS encoding phosphonopyruvate decarboxylase: MAIRGCEDIGMDWWKQIFEAFKVADIRQVAYVPDAGHAALIDACTADQGIHALAMTTEEEGVSLLAGAWLGGVRGALLMQSSGVGNCINMFSLASTCRFPLPVFVTMRGQWQEFNPWQQAMGESAERHLRTSGFQCQTAASADDVGPMTTATLDTAFTDDGMAALLLHQSLMPVKTFDQ; the protein is encoded by the coding sequence ATGGCAATTCGGGGGTGTGAGGATATCGGTATGGATTGGTGGAAGCAGATTTTTGAAGCCTTTAAGGTCGCCGATATCAGGCAGGTCGCCTATGTGCCCGACGCCGGTCATGCCGCCCTTATCGATGCCTGTACCGCTGATCAGGGCATACACGCCCTTGCAATGACAACGGAGGAAGAGGGTGTTTCGCTTCTTGCCGGGGCCTGGTTGGGCGGGGTGCGTGGCGCGCTTTTGATGCAATCCTCCGGCGTTGGCAATTGCATCAACATGTTTTCACTGGCCTCGACCTGTCGATTCCCGCTGCCGGTTTTTGTCACCATGCGCGGCCAATGGCAGGAGTTTAACCCCTGGCAACAGGCGATGGGTGAAAGTGCAGAACGTCATTTGCGGACGTCAGGTTTTCAATGCCAGACGGCGGCATCGGCGGACGATGTAGGCCCGATGACGACAGCGACACTTGATACGGCGTTCACGGATGACGGTATGGCGGCGTTGTTGCTTCATCAAAGCCTGATGCCCGTCAAAACGTTTGATCAGTGA
- a CDS encoding aldehyde dehydrogenase → MIEDKRSDAYPLRRRDVVKRLIHADDDLLVIAGLGSTAWDITSAGDRDLNFPLWGAMGGAISMGLGLALAQPRRRVLVITGDGETLMGLGSLASVALQGPQNLSICTFDNERYGETGMQLTHTSAKTDLAGVAKACGIAVTGEVRTEDELEAALPAILEAPGPVYHAIKVRAEKLDFVLPPNDGEHLKDRFRLALLGAC, encoded by the coding sequence ATGATTGAAGATAAACGTTCTGACGCCTATCCCCTTCGACGCCGGGATGTTGTTAAGCGGTTGATCCATGCAGATGATGATCTGCTGGTTATCGCCGGTCTTGGTTCAACGGCCTGGGACATTACGTCGGCCGGTGATCGTGATTTGAATTTCCCGTTGTGGGGGGCGATGGGCGGGGCCATTTCAATGGGGCTTGGTCTGGCGCTGGCGCAACCCAGGCGACGGGTGCTGGTCATCACCGGCGACGGGGAAACCTTGATGGGACTGGGCAGTTTGGCCAGCGTTGCTTTGCAGGGGCCGCAGAACCTGTCGATTTGTACCTTTGATAACGAACGTTACGGGGAAACCGGAATGCAGCTGACCCATACATCGGCAAAGACCGACCTGGCCGGTGTGGCGAAGGCTTGCGGGATAGCAGTAACGGGGGAAGTACGAACGGAAGATGAGCTGGAGGCGGCATTGCCGGCTATTCTGGAAGCGCCAGGGCCTGTCTATCATGCCATCAAGGTACGGGCCGAAAAACTCGATTTTGTCCTGCCGCCCAATGACGGCGAACATCTGAAAGATCGCTTCCGTCTTGCCTTGCTAGGCGCTTGCTAG
- a CDS encoding cytochrome C, with amino-acid sequence MFSKIAIILVAGLFIMGVAPAPAAEVSDFPLTVQDDITRKECGDCHMVFPPNRLTIGGWTKIMDDLANHFGEDASLPPKGAKHIKVYLLSKAMDAKDRVPVKMTLKQWAKKGIIDPIRITETPNWTRHHTTKKYKLMSKDVKYMNGSNCIICHKNAERGMYEEFPGLYGLD; translated from the coding sequence ATGTTCAGTAAAATTGCCATTATCCTGGTGGCAGGTTTGTTTATTATGGGTGTTGCGCCAGCACCGGCCGCAGAGGTTTCGGATTTTCCACTCACCGTTCAGGATGATATCACCCGCAAGGAATGCGGCGACTGTCACATGGTCTTCCCGCCGAACAGGCTGACAATTGGCGGTTGGACAAAAATCATGGACGACCTCGCCAACCATTTTGGCGAAGACGCCAGCCTGCCCCCTAAAGGCGCCAAACATATCAAAGTCTACCTGTTGTCCAAAGCCATGGATGCCAAAGACCGGGTGCCGGTCAAGATGACCCTGAAGCAGTGGGCTAAAAAGGGCATCATCGATCCTATTCGGATTACAGAAACTCCCAACTGGACACGCCATCACACCACGAAGAAATACAAACTGATGTCCAAGGACGTGAAGTATATGAACGGCTCAAACTGCATCATCTGTCACAAGAACGCAGAGCGCGGTATGTATGAAGAATTCCCGGGTCTTTACGGCCTGGACTAG
- the hemN gene encoding oxygen-independent coproporphyrinogen III oxidase codes for MVTDLSKKYDLMVPRYTSYPTAPHFSESVTGELYGQWLAALDPATPLSLYFHIPFCDEMCSFCGCYTKIVKRYDPVADYVAVLLDEIDLVAKNLPGRFKASNLHWGGGSPTMLKGEDWKRIIDHLRVRFDVTPDAAIAVELDPRTASEDYIRALQDAGVNRASIGVQSFDADIQKAINRIQPYEMTAQVIGWLRQYGIDHVNMDLMYGLPMQTTEMVIREAELTIGLKPARVALFGYAHVPWMKSHQKLINEDDLPDADERWQQFEASSKKFIEAGYVAVGLDHFALPDDEMSVALDDGVLQRNFQGYTADLAPAMIGFGASAIGQLSQGYIQNLSPLKQYRENIAAGILPIARGIALSDDDRLRGHIIERIMCDLTVDLDEVCEKFATSKATFVPEMEKLASLADDAIITINGNTITVTETGRPFVRLVAAVFDAYLDSGKGRHSRAV; via the coding sequence ATGGTAACCGATCTTTCAAAAAAATATGACCTGATGGTGCCCCGTTACACCAGTTACCCGACGGCCCCGCACTTTAGTGAAAGCGTCACAGGCGAGCTCTACGGCCAGTGGTTGGCAGCGCTTGACCCGGCAACGCCCCTGTCGCTGTATTTTCATATTCCGTTCTGTGACGAGATGTGTTCGTTCTGCGGTTGCTATACCAAAATCGTCAAACGTTACGATCCGGTAGCCGATTACGTCGCCGTGCTTCTCGATGAAATTGATCTGGTCGCAAAAAACCTGCCCGGACGATTCAAGGCGAGCAACCTGCATTGGGGTGGTGGCAGCCCGACCATGCTTAAGGGCGAGGATTGGAAACGCATTATTGATCATTTACGTGTCCGTTTCGATGTCACGCCGGACGCCGCCATCGCTGTGGAACTTGACCCGCGCACTGCCAGTGAAGACTACATTCGCGCCCTGCAGGATGCCGGGGTCAACCGGGCGAGCATCGGTGTGCAAAGTTTCGATGCCGATATCCAGAAAGCCATCAACCGCATCCAACCTTACGAAATGACAGCCCAGGTCATTGGCTGGTTGCGCCAGTACGGCATCGACCACGTCAATATGGACCTGATGTACGGCCTGCCCATGCAAACCACCGAAATGGTTATCCGCGAGGCGGAATTGACCATTGGCCTGAAACCGGCCCGGGTCGCCCTGTTCGGCTACGCTCATGTGCCGTGGATGAAATCCCACCAAAAACTTATTAATGAAGACGACCTGCCAGATGCCGATGAACGCTGGCAGCAGTTTGAAGCATCGTCTAAAAAGTTTATCGAAGCCGGATACGTGGCCGTTGGCCTTGATCACTTCGCGCTTCCCGATGACGAGATGTCCGTTGCCCTTGATGATGGTGTCCTGCAACGTAATTTCCAGGGCTATACCGCCGATCTGGCCCCGGCGATGATCGGCTTCGGCGCTTCGGCCATTGGCCAATTATCACAAGGTTACATTCAAAATCTGTCACCGCTGAAGCAGTACCGGGAAAACATCGCTGCCGGTATTTTACCGATCGCCCGCGGCATCGCCTTAAGCGATGATGATCGCCTGCGTGGCCATATTATCGAACGCATCATGTGCGATCTTACGGTTGATCTGGATGAGGTTTGCGAAAAATTCGCCACCTCGAAAGCGACTTTCGTGCCGGAAATGGAAAAGCTGGCCTCCTTGGCCGATGACGCCATCATCACCATAAATGGCAACACCATCACCGTAACAGAAACCGGTCGTCCCTTCGTCCGGCTGGTCGCCGCCGTCTTTGATGCTTATCTTGACAGCGGCAAGGGCCGTCACTCGCGAGCCGTTTAA
- a CDS encoding phosphodiesterase: MTDPTMIIAQISDLHLRTDGRLLKGKVDTMAALNAAIEHLNKLSPRPDLVLATGDLVNKAHEQDYRVMRREFDRLEMPVYIIPGNHDDRDMMRHHFTDQGYLGQSDKFLHYALEDYPLRLVGLDTKRDDHDGGEMCAERLGWLDQTLSAEPARPTLIFMHHPPFVSGIGFMDKRPFVGADKLEDIVKRHPQITGIVCGHMHRPISVAWGGTIACVAPSLVFQMTMDLTPGATSSFMLEPAACPIVLWNEDHGMIYHCSQIGPYGDPNPFVVDPL; the protein is encoded by the coding sequence TTGACTGATCCAACCATGATTATCGCCCAGATTTCAGACCTTCACCTGCGCACAGACGGCCGCTTGCTTAAAGGCAAGGTCGACACCATGGCCGCCCTGAACGCGGCCATCGAACACCTGAACAAACTGTCCCCCCGACCCGATCTGGTTCTGGCGACGGGTGATCTGGTCAACAAGGCCCACGAGCAGGACTACCGGGTCATGCGCCGCGAATTCGACAGGCTTGAAATGCCGGTCTACATCATTCCCGGAAACCACGATGACCGCGACATGATGCGCCATCATTTCACAGATCAGGGTTACCTTGGCCAGAGCGATAAATTTCTTCACTACGCCCTGGAAGACTATCCGTTACGGCTGGTCGGCCTGGACACAAAACGCGACGATCATGACGGCGGCGAAATGTGCGCTGAACGCCTTGGCTGGCTTGATCAGACGCTGTCCGCCGAACCCGCTCGCCCGACCCTGATTTTCATGCATCACCCGCCTTTCGTCAGTGGCATTGGCTTCATGGATAAACGGCCTTTCGTGGGCGCCGACAAGCTGGAAGACATCGTCAAGCGACACCCGCAAATCACTGGCATTGTATGCGGCCACATGCACCGACCGATCTCTGTCGCCTGGGGCGGCACGATTGCCTGTGTAGCGCCATCACTGGTTTTCCAGATGACCATGGATTTAACCCCGGGGGCCACATCAAGCTTTATGCTGGAGCCCGCCGCCTGCCCTATTGTGTTGTGGAATGAAGATCACGGTATGATCTATCATTGCAGCCAGATCGGGCCATACGGCGATCCCAACCCCTTCGTTGTCGATCCTTTGTAA
- a CDS encoding TIM barrel protein gives MPKFAANLSWLFTEVDFLDRFAAAAEAGFKGVEFLFPYDFRASEISARLKEYNLEVVLINAPPGDWTAGERGLGCVSGRQNDFQESIRLAIDYASAIKCPNIHIMAGIGTADARDVFVENLHFAATECASAGKRGLIEPINDKDMPGYFLTRPDQAMDILDTVSSSALGLQLDLYHAACMGFNPNKVIEDCKKSIAHIQIAGVPERCEPDGSDVDFPALFERIDAIAYDGWVGCEYRPRKTTIDGLGWAFEYL, from the coding sequence GTGCCAAAATTTGCCGCCAACTTAAGCTGGTTATTCACGGAAGTTGACTTTCTTGACCGCTTTGCCGCCGCCGCTGAAGCTGGATTCAAAGGTGTCGAATTCTTGTTTCCTTATGATTTCAGGGCCTCAGAAATCTCCGCCCGGCTTAAAGAGTATAACCTTGAAGTCGTGCTGATAAATGCCCCGCCCGGTGACTGGACGGCTGGCGAGCGGGGACTTGGCTGTGTTTCTGGTCGGCAGAACGATTTTCAGGAATCCATCAGGCTGGCCATTGACTACGCTTCCGCCATCAAGTGTCCGAACATTCATATTATGGCTGGTATCGGCACTGCTGATGCAAGGGATGTATTCGTTGAGAACTTGCATTTTGCCGCCACCGAATGTGCCTCTGCCGGTAAGCGGGGACTGATTGAACCGATCAACGATAAGGATATGCCGGGTTATTTTCTAACCCGCCCGGATCAGGCCATGGACATTCTCGACACCGTTTCCAGTTCTGCCCTGGGCTTGCAACTCGACCTCTATCACGCGGCCTGCATGGGATTTAATCCTAATAAAGTGATAGAGGATTGCAAAAAATCAATCGCTCATATTCAGATCGCCGGGGTTCCCGAACGCTGTGAGCCCGATGGGAGTGATGTTGATTTTCCGGCCTTGTTTGAGCGGATTGACGCCATTGCTTATGATGGTTGGGTTGGCTGTGAATATCGCCCCAGAAAGACGACCATTGACGGATTGGGCTGGGCTTTTGAATATTTATAA
- a CDS encoding NAD(P)-binding protein, giving the protein MPNNRITRRDFLNGTLIGAGTALIGERYLFGTAHAREAEALWPGADAPYYPPAWTGMRGSHPGSYERAHEFAREGREDWGEITETGEEYDLVVVGGGASGLAAAYFFQDAHDWEEKVLILDNHDDFGGHAKRNEFESGGQMRMTYGGSQGFDNIDNWPDEMWDLLEDLGIDLEKFENEHYDYDWFERHGLGGAVFMDAKTWGKDHVIPADLGGMAPVMPGLEEGPKDYEALFAKAPMPEKARKELTKLYEEDGARKIINKIDELDFNFDRYPYEKFLQKYWYIKEQATFDFIRKLPTDENGVGAETLSLSEGIEAELPGTIKLGRFYRMTKKPDPEDAGYVHHFPDGNAGFCRTIVRAMIPDVAPGEGADSVVLAKFDYEALDDPENETRIRLNSTVISAKHDGPVDDADTVSVTYIRDGKAYRVKAKGVVMACWNMIIPHLIPELPEDQKEALASNVKIPYVFANVMIKNWQAIKKSGIGAAYCPTSYYHLLQTEYPINMGGYSATEDPNDPMPVTLIRVPVPEERGMEPRDQFREGRSEIISLEFADFEAEVNAQLDGMFGPYGFQSKRDIEAITLNRWSHGYSYTYFNLFDKGMSFDDGPHIKAREPFGLITIANSDSGANSWLDVGVMQGLRAVNELLEDD; this is encoded by the coding sequence ATGCCCAATAACCGCATTACCAGACGTGATTTTCTCAACGGCACATTGATTGGCGCAGGGACGGCTCTTATCGGTGAACGCTATCTGTTCGGCACAGCCCATGCGAGGGAAGCCGAAGCGCTCTGGCCCGGTGCAGACGCACCCTATTACCCACCTGCCTGGACCGGTATGCGGGGCAGTCATCCCGGCTCATACGAACGTGCCCACGAGTTCGCCCGTGAAGGCCGTGAAGATTGGGGAGAGATTACCGAAACCGGCGAGGAATACGATCTTGTTGTGGTCGGTGGTGGCGCCAGCGGGCTAGCGGCGGCTTACTTCTTTCAGGACGCCCATGACTGGGAAGAAAAAGTCCTGATCCTCGATAACCATGATGATTTCGGCGGCCATGCCAAACGCAACGAATTTGAAAGTGGCGGCCAGATGCGGATGACCTATGGGGGATCCCAGGGGTTTGACAACATCGATAACTGGCCCGATGAAATGTGGGATCTTCTTGAAGATCTGGGCATTGACCTGGAGAAATTCGAGAACGAGCATTATGACTATGACTGGTTTGAGCGTCACGGCCTTGGCGGCGCGGTTTTCATGGATGCCAAAACCTGGGGAAAGGATCATGTGATCCCCGCCGATCTTGGCGGCATGGCCCCGGTCATGCCGGGGCTTGAAGAAGGTCCCAAAGACTACGAGGCCCTGTTTGCCAAAGCGCCAATGCCGGAAAAAGCCAGGAAAGAACTAACCAAACTTTACGAAGAAGATGGCGCCAGAAAGATCATTAATAAAATTGATGAACTCGATTTCAATTTTGATCGCTACCCTTATGAAAAATTCCTGCAAAAATACTGGTACATCAAGGAACAGGCGACATTTGACTTCATTCGCAAACTGCCAACCGACGAAAATGGCGTTGGCGCAGAAACCCTGTCTTTGAGCGAAGGCATTGAAGCGGAACTTCCGGGCACCATCAAACTTGGTCGTTTCTACAGAATGACGAAAAAACCGGACCCGGAAGACGCCGGATACGTGCATCATTTTCCCGATGGCAACGCCGGCTTCTGCCGTACCATTGTGCGCGCCATGATCCCCGATGTCGCGCCCGGCGAAGGTGCTGATTCTGTTGTGTTGGCAAAATTTGATTACGAAGCGCTTGACGACCCGGAAAATGAAACCCGCATTCGTCTAAACAGCACTGTCATCTCGGCAAAGCACGATGGCCCGGTTGATGATGCCGACACTGTCAGCGTAACCTATATCCGCGACGGCAAAGCCTACCGCGTCAAGGCCAAGGGTGTGGTGATGGCGTGCTGGAATATGATTATTCCACATCTTATTCCGGAATTACCTGAAGATCAGAAAGAGGCTTTGGCATCAAACGTCAAAATCCCTTATGTCTTCGCCAATGTGATGATCAAGAACTGGCAGGCAATCAAGAAATCCGGCATTGGTGCCGCATATTGCCCGACCAGCTATTATCACCTGCTGCAAACCGAATACCCGATCAACATGGGTGGCTACAGCGCAACCGAAGACCCAAATGATCCGATGCCGGTCACCCTGATCAGGGTTCCTGTGCCTGAAGAGCGGGGCATGGAACCGCGCGACCAGTTTAGGGAGGGGCGCAGTGAAATTATTTCCCTGGAATTCGCTGATTTCGAGGCAGAGGTGAACGCCCAGCTTGATGGTATGTTCGGTCCATATGGCTTCCAGTCAAAGCGCGATATTGAAGCCATCACACTGAACCGCTGGTCCCACGGTTACAGCTACACCTACTTTAATTTGTTCGATAAAGGCATGTCCTTCGATGATGGACCACACATCAAAGCGCGTGAACCCTTCGGCCTGATAACCATTGCCAATTCGGATTCCGGAGCAAATTCCTGGCTCGACGTAGGCGTCATGCAGGGCTTGCGGGCCGTCAATGAGTTGCTTGAAGACGATTAG
- a CDS encoding fumarylacetoacetate hydrolase family protein yields the protein MKLLRYGPDGQEKPGLIDEQGRIRDLSSLINDIDPDTLSPERLAQLSVHEPSSLPIVDAPSRFGPPVSGVGKILAIGLNYADHAAETKLDLPPEPLVFAKAITCLAGPNDPLTLPKDSQCTDYEVELAAIIGTRAQYVSESKALEHVAGYAVMNDYSERDFQIEHGGQWIKGKSFDGFGPLGPWLVTADEIPNPQNLKIWCDVNGERRQNSNTQYMVFGVAQIISNLSQFMTLMPGDVISTGTPPGVGMGHKPPLYLKAGDVVELGVEGLGQQRQQLENWPK from the coding sequence ATGAAATTGTTACGCTATGGGCCTGACGGCCAGGAGAAACCGGGCCTGATTGACGAACAGGGTCGCATTCGCGATCTCTCAAGCCTTATCAATGACATTGACCCTGACACTTTGAGTCCCGAGCGATTAGCACAATTATCGGTACATGAACCCAGTTCCCTGCCCATTGTCGACGCTCCATCGCGTTTCGGCCCGCCCGTCAGCGGTGTCGGAAAAATTCTCGCCATTGGCCTTAACTACGCCGACCACGCGGCTGAAACAAAACTGGATTTGCCGCCCGAACCGTTGGTTTTCGCTAAGGCGATTACCTGTCTGGCAGGCCCAAACGATCCCCTGACTTTACCAAAAGACTCTCAGTGCACGGATTACGAAGTCGAGTTGGCCGCCATTATCGGCACCCGCGCCCAGTATGTTAGCGAAAGTAAGGCGCTTGAGCACGTTGCCGGTTACGCTGTGATGAATGATTATTCCGAGCGTGATTTCCAAATTGAGCACGGCGGTCAGTGGATCAAAGGCAAGAGTTTCGATGGCTTCGGCCCGTTGGGACCGTGGCTTGTTACTGCAGATGAAATTCCAAATCCGCAAAACCTGAAAATCTGGTGTGATGTCAACGGCGAGCGCCGTCAGAATTCAAATACCCAGTATATGGTTTTCGGCGTTGCCCAAATTATCTCAAACTTAAGCCAGTTCATGACCCTGATGCCGGGAGATGTTATTTCGACAGGCACCCCGCCCGGCGTCGGCATGGGCCATAAACCGCCACTCTACCTGAAAGCCGGCGATGTCGTCGAGTTGGGCGTCGAGGGCCTGGGGCAACAACGTCAGCAACTGGAAAATTGGCCAAAATAA
- a CDS encoding pilus assembly protein: MRVLTNIIRTLAKKDDGSTIIEFAFVAPILATFLVAIVEFGMIMFSSILMESGLRDASRFGITGREVTGETRLESIVQIISDRTIGLIDMNTANVDVLVYPSFSDVGAGEDYVDGNANGSYDAGETYTDSNGNGAWDSDIGVAGAGDTGDIVLYRISYDWPLLTPFASQFMGDSGAFTLQASIAVRNEPWTAGGA; the protein is encoded by the coding sequence ATGCGTGTGTTGACCAACATAATCCGTACCTTGGCTAAGAAAGACGACGGTTCGACCATAATTGAATTTGCCTTTGTTGCGCCGATTCTGGCGACGTTCCTCGTTGCCATTGTTGAATTCGGCATGATCATGTTTAGCTCCATTCTTATGGAAAGCGGTCTTCGCGATGCTTCGCGTTTCGGAATTACCGGACGAGAAGTCACCGGAGAGACTCGCCTGGAGAGTATTGTTCAGATTATTTCTGATCGCACTATTGGCTTGATAGACATGAACACAGCAAACGTTGATGTGCTGGTATACCCAAGTTTTTCAGATGTCGGCGCCGGCGAGGATTACGTCGATGGCAATGCCAATGGCTCTTATGACGCCGGGGAAACCTACACGGACAGTAATGGTAATGGCGCCTGGGACAGTGATATTGGCGTTGCAGGGGCAGGGGATACGGGCGATATCGTGCTTTATCGGATCAGTTATGACTGGCCGCTGCTGACGCCATTTGCTTCTCAATTTATGGGTGATAGCGGAGCCTTTACGCTTCAGGCCAGTATTGCCGTTAGGAATGAGCCGTGGACGGCAGGTGGGGCATGA
- a CDS encoding pilus assembly protein: MKNQKGSLAVEMAMAMPILAGLLLSGIEVTRFVLLNQKIERASATMADLVSQAETLAEGDLGNLFTASGYVVEPFDLAGEGHIIVSSIGMLGTANPVVNWQRDFGSGSGSSVFDAEGANAVLPAGFVIRDGESVIVAEAFYDFAPVFAGGVMSASTLSRYSILRPRFGALATILP, encoded by the coding sequence ATGAAGAATCAGAAAGGTTCTCTCGCCGTCGAGATGGCGATGGCGATGCCGATCCTGGCCGGGTTGTTGTTGAGTGGCATCGAGGTCACCCGCTTTGTTCTTCTGAATCAGAAAATCGAGCGAGCATCGGCGACGATGGCTGATCTGGTGTCGCAGGCCGAAACATTGGCCGAGGGAGATCTGGGTAATTTGTTCACGGCATCGGGCTATGTGGTCGAACCATTCGACCTGGCGGGTGAAGGTCATATTATTGTTTCATCTATCGGTATGCTGGGCACCGCCAACCCGGTGGTAAACTGGCAACGTGATTTTGGCAGCGGCAGCGGCTCCAGCGTCTTCGACGCCGAAGGAGCGAACGCTGTCCTGCCGGCCGGTTTTGTTATTCGTGACGGGGAAAGTGTTATCGTTGCCGAGGCCTTTTACGATTTCGCCCCGGTTTTTGCCGGTGGTGTGATGAGCGCTTCGACTTTGTCGCGTTATTCCATTCTTCGCCCCCGCTTCGGCGCGCTGGCGACGATCCTGCCTTAA